One Nocardia sp. BMG111209 DNA segment encodes these proteins:
- a CDS encoding DUF3039 domain-containing protein has product MSTDTLVRPDSTTDESTDNDTPKYFHYVKKDKIAESAVMGTHVVALCGEVFPVTKSAKPGSPVCPDCKRIYETLRKGD; this is encoded by the coding sequence GTGAGTACCGATACCCTCGTTCGCCCGGACAGCACGACCGACGAGTCGACCGACAACGACACTCCCAAGTACTTCCACTACGTGAAGAAGGACAAGATCGCCGAGAGCGCGGTCATGGGCACCCACGTCGTGGCGCTGTGCGGTGAGGTGTTCCCGGTCACCAAGTCCGCGAAGCCCGGTTCGCCGGTGTGCCCGGACTGCAAGCGCATCTACGAGACCCTACGCAAGGGCGACTAG
- a CDS encoding DUF3099 domain-containing protein encodes MITEAAPSLEQQHKARVRRYSLLMGMRIPCLVLAAVAYSFWSNALISLLIIGVSIPLPWIAVLIANDRPPRRKDEPSRWDERRAAKAALESGNHRAIDS; translated from the coding sequence CTGATCACCGAGGCCGCGCCCTCGCTGGAGCAGCAGCACAAGGCCCGGGTGCGCCGGTACTCGCTGCTCATGGGCATGCGCATCCCGTGCCTGGTGCTGGCGGCGGTCGCCTACAGCTTCTGGAGCAACGCGCTCATCTCGCTGCTGATCATCGGTGTGTCGATCCCGCTGCCGTGGATCGCGGTGCTGATCGCCAACGACCGCCCGCCGCGGCGCAAGGACGAGCCCAGTCGCTGGGACGAGCGGCGGGCGGCGAAGGCCGCGCTGGAATCAGGCAACCACCGCGCCATCGACAGCTGA
- a CDS encoding MFS transporter, with protein MTELRNPVPVDVRTPARRRLHPAWLVAAAAFVALIGAAGFRSVPSVLIDPLHQEFGWSHATIGAAVSLNVLLYGLISPFAAALMDRFGIRRVVAVALVLIAAGSGLTVFMTQPWQLLATWGLLVGLGVGSMSMPFVATITGRWFVRQRGLVTGVLTAAGATGQLVFLPLVSALAQAHGWRTPSLVVAATALAVVPLVLLFIRDYPSDVDEVAYGAEPGSAVGVRVRVTGGASRALAVLSQVSWKPQFWLLAGGFAVCGASTNGLVGTHFVSAAHDHGMPPTTAAGLLATVGVFDVAGTIASGWLTDRLDSRWLLVGYYSLRGLSLMILPMLFAPHTQPSMWVFIVFYGLDWIATVPPTVALCRKFFGDDGPIAFGWVFASHQIGAALAATGAGVIRDARGSYDLAWYLAGGLCLVAALMSAAIRGRSRGPRVSAVDGAVVA; from the coding sequence GTGACCGAGTTGCGAAACCCCGTCCCCGTCGATGTCCGGACCCCCGCGCGCCGCCGGCTGCACCCGGCCTGGCTGGTCGCCGCCGCCGCCTTCGTGGCCCTGATCGGCGCGGCCGGCTTCCGATCCGTGCCGAGCGTGCTGATCGATCCGCTGCATCAGGAATTCGGCTGGTCGCATGCCACGATCGGCGCCGCGGTATCGCTGAATGTGCTGCTCTACGGGCTCATCTCGCCGTTCGCGGCGGCGCTGATGGACCGCTTCGGCATCCGCCGGGTGGTGGCGGTCGCGCTGGTGCTGATCGCCGCCGGCAGCGGGCTGACGGTGTTCATGACGCAGCCGTGGCAGCTGCTGGCCACCTGGGGTCTGCTGGTCGGCCTCGGGGTCGGCTCGATGTCCATGCCGTTCGTCGCCACCATCACCGGCCGCTGGTTCGTGCGGCAGCGCGGCCTGGTGACCGGCGTCCTGACCGCGGCCGGTGCGACCGGTCAGCTGGTCTTCCTGCCGCTGGTGTCGGCCCTGGCCCAGGCCCACGGCTGGCGGACGCCGTCGCTGGTGGTCGCGGCCACCGCGCTGGCGGTCGTGCCGCTGGTGCTGCTGTTCATCCGTGACTACCCCAGCGATGTCGACGAGGTGGCCTACGGCGCCGAGCCGGGGAGTGCGGTCGGGGTGCGGGTGCGGGTCACCGGCGGGGCGTCGCGGGCGCTCGCGGTGCTGTCGCAGGTGTCCTGGAAACCGCAGTTCTGGCTGCTGGCCGGCGGTTTCGCGGTATGCGGCGCGTCCACCAACGGCCTGGTCGGCACCCATTTCGTGAGCGCGGCCCACGACCACGGCATGCCGCCGACCACGGCCGCCGGGCTGCTGGCCACCGTCGGCGTCTTCGACGTGGCGGGCACCATCGCCTCGGGCTGGCTCACCGACCGGCTGGACTCGCGCTGGCTGCTCGTCGGCTACTACTCGCTGCGCGGTCTGTCGCTGATGATCCTGCCGATGCTGTTCGCCCCGCACACCCAGCCCAGCATGTGGGTGTTCATCGTCTTCTACGGCCTGGACTGGATCGCGACCGTGCCGCCCACGGTGGCGCTGTGCCGGAAGTTCTTCGGCGACGACGGGCCGATCGCGTTCGGCTGGGTGTTCGCATCGCATCAGATCGGCGCGGCACTGGCCGCGACCGGCGCCGGCGTGATCCGCGACGCGCGCGGCAGCTACGACCTGGCCTGGTATCTGGCCGGCGGGCTGTGCCTGGTGGCGGCGCTGATGTCGGCGGCGATCCGGGGCCGCAGCCGTGGCCCGCGGGTCTCAGCTGTCGATGGCGCGGTGGTTGCCTGA
- a CDS encoding VOC family protein, whose translation MIRWIWAFLDRPADRFDAAFAFWSAVTGTQLSERRGARGEFATLIPPAGDAYLRAQAVGGPGGTHLDLDVDDLAAARRHALDLGAETVTDHQGWSYLRSPQGQAFCLTTEDGREIPPPIAGPGGTLSRLDQVTLDIAPGGYDREVTFWAALTGWELLPGSEPEFVRLTPPSGLPLRILLQRLDADRPSTAHPDIACTDIEAVASWHETYGARRVSRGAHWIVMNDPTGAVYCLTPRDPRTGSLPA comes from the coding sequence ATGATCCGCTGGATCTGGGCATTCCTGGACCGCCCCGCCGACCGCTTCGACGCGGCGTTCGCCTTCTGGTCGGCGGTCACCGGCACGCAGTTGTCCGAACGTCGCGGGGCGCGCGGCGAATTCGCGACGCTGATCCCCCCTGCCGGTGACGCCTACCTGCGCGCCCAGGCCGTCGGCGGGCCGGGCGGCACGCACCTGGACCTCGACGTCGACGATCTGGCGGCGGCCCGGCGGCATGCCCTCGACCTCGGCGCGGAGACAGTGACCGATCACCAGGGCTGGTCGTATCTGCGCTCGCCACAGGGGCAGGCGTTCTGCCTGACCACCGAGGACGGGCGGGAGATCCCGCCGCCGATCGCCGGGCCGGGCGGCACCCTGAGCCGGCTCGATCAGGTCACCCTCGACATCGCCCCCGGCGGTTACGACCGGGAGGTGACGTTCTGGGCCGCGCTGACCGGCTGGGAGCTCCTGCCCGGTAGCGAGCCCGAATTCGTCCGGCTGACACCGCCTTCCGGCCTGCCGCTGCGAATTCTGTTGCAGCGCTTGGATGCCGATCGACCGTCCACGGCACATCCCGATATCGCCTGCACCGATATCGAGGCCGTCGCGTCCTGGCACGAAACGTACGGCGCCCGAAGGGTTTCCCGGGGTGCGCACTGGATCGTGATGAACGATCCCACCGGCGCGGTCTACTGCCTGACACCGCGTGACCCGCGCACCGGAAGTCTGCCGGCATGA
- a CDS encoding helix-turn-helix domain-containing protein, whose protein sequence is MSRPDLGNGSARHEASGNGGPPHRRPVPDGERGQMPGAAEIVPHRVAVLALPLVVGFDMTIPPLVLGHATDTRGRPLYDVQVCGLDTTPVESTMGYAIVPQAGPELLATADTVIVPGTRLAGPRTDGALPPEVGAALALIRPGARLVSICTGAFVLAAAGLLDGRRATTHWAHAESFRTRFPQVRLDENLLFVADDNVYTSAGLAAGLDLCLHLIRTDHGSEVANRTARYCVVPPWREGGQSQFIDRHIPEDGTDGTAATRAWALGHLDADIDLTVLSAHARMSVRNFTRRFKAETGVAPGAWLLQQRLRHARHLLESTDLPIDEVARAAGLGTAGSLRHHMRAELGVPPLAYRKTFRAG, encoded by the coding sequence ATGAGCCGCCCGGACCTCGGCAACGGCTCGGCGCGCCACGAGGCTTCGGGCAACGGCGGGCCACCGCACCGGCGGCCGGTGCCGGACGGCGAGCGCGGACAGATGCCCGGCGCAGCCGAGATCGTGCCCCATCGGGTGGCCGTGCTGGCGCTGCCGCTGGTGGTCGGATTCGATATGACGATCCCCCCGCTCGTGCTCGGCCACGCGACCGATACCCGGGGCCGGCCACTGTACGACGTGCAGGTGTGCGGCCTGGACACCACGCCGGTCGAATCGACGATGGGGTACGCGATCGTGCCGCAGGCCGGCCCCGAACTGCTCGCCACCGCCGACACCGTGATCGTTCCCGGCACCCGGCTCGCGGGCCCGCGTACCGACGGCGCCCTGCCGCCCGAGGTCGGCGCCGCGCTGGCGCTGATCCGGCCCGGGGCGCGGCTGGTGTCAATCTGCACCGGCGCGTTCGTACTGGCCGCGGCCGGGCTGCTGGACGGGCGGCGGGCCACCACCCACTGGGCCCACGCCGAATCCTTCCGGACCCGGTTCCCGCAGGTCCGGCTGGACGAGAACCTGCTGTTCGTGGCCGACGACAACGTCTACACCTCGGCGGGCCTGGCGGCCGGGCTGGATCTGTGCCTGCATCTGATCCGCACCGACCACGGCAGCGAGGTGGCCAACCGGACCGCGCGCTACTGCGTGGTGCCGCCGTGGCGCGAGGGCGGGCAGTCGCAGTTCATCGACCGGCACATCCCCGAGGACGGTACCGACGGCACGGCCGCCACGCGCGCCTGGGCGCTCGGGCACCTCGACGCCGATATCGATCTCACCGTGCTGTCGGCGCACGCGCGCATGAGCGTCCGCAACTTCACCCGCCGGTTCAAGGCCGAGACCGGTGTGGCGCCGGGCGCCTGGCTGCTACAGCAACGCCTGCGCCACGCCCGGCATCTGCTGGAGTCCACCGATCTGCCGATCGACGAGGTGGCCCGCGCCGCCGGACTCGGCACCGCGGGCTCGCTGCGCCACCACATGCGGGCCGAACTCGGCGTGCCGCCGCTGGCCTATCGGAAGACCTTCCGCGCCGGGTGA
- a CDS encoding cation acetate symporter: MTTVLAAAVEGSHPGLNITIFAIFVAITLVIVFRASRDTRTAAHYYAAGRSFSGAQNGIAISGDYLSAASFLGIAGSIAINGYDGFLYSIGFLVAWLVALLLVAEMLRNTGKFTLGDVLAFRMRQRPVRAAAATSTLVVSLFYLLAQMAGAGVLVALLLGVSGDAGQNLVIAVVGAIMIVYVLVGGMKGTTWVQIVKAVLLIAAAAAMTVWVLAEYNLNLSSLLQDAVNHGGKTGAKLLDPGVAYGKTGTTKLDFLSLALALVLGTAGLPHVLMRFYTVPSAKDARRSVVWAIGLIGLFYLFTLVLGYGAGALVGPEKIAKAPGGSNAAAPLLALELGGPWLLGFVAAVAFATILAVVAGLTITASASFAHDVYANVLKRGEAGDDRGREVLVARITAVVIGAVAIVGGILAKNQNVAFLVALAFAVAASANLPTILYTLFWKRFNTTGALCSIYGGLIVTIVLIVFSPAVSGTKTSMIKSADFHWFPLSNPGLVSIPLSFLLGWLGTMLSKEHDEAKWEEMQVRSHTGAGAEKAG; the protein is encoded by the coding sequence ATGACGACCGTGCTCGCCGCCGCTGTCGAGGGCAGCCATCCCGGGCTCAACATCACCATCTTCGCGATCTTCGTCGCGATCACACTGGTCATCGTGTTCCGGGCCAGTCGCGACACCCGTACCGCCGCACACTATTACGCCGCGGGCCGGTCCTTCTCCGGTGCGCAGAACGGTATCGCGATCTCCGGCGACTACCTCTCGGCCGCCAGCTTCCTCGGTATCGCCGGATCCATCGCGATCAACGGCTACGACGGCTTCCTGTACTCGATCGGATTCCTGGTGGCCTGGCTGGTGGCGCTGCTGCTGGTCGCCGAAATGCTGCGCAACACAGGCAAATTCACCCTCGGGGACGTACTCGCCTTCCGGATGCGGCAGCGGCCGGTGCGGGCCGCGGCGGCCACCTCGACGCTGGTGGTCAGCCTGTTCTATCTGCTCGCGCAGATGGCCGGTGCGGGGGTGCTGGTGGCGTTGCTGCTCGGCGTCTCCGGCGACGCCGGGCAGAACCTGGTGATCGCGGTGGTCGGCGCGATCATGATCGTGTACGTGCTCGTCGGCGGCATGAAGGGCACCACCTGGGTGCAGATCGTGAAGGCGGTCCTGCTGATCGCCGCGGCCGCCGCCATGACGGTGTGGGTGCTCGCCGAGTACAACCTCAACCTGTCGTCGCTGCTGCAGGACGCGGTGAACCACGGCGGCAAGACCGGTGCGAAACTGCTCGATCCGGGCGTCGCCTACGGCAAGACCGGCACCACGAAGCTCGACTTCCTCTCGCTCGCACTGGCTCTCGTGCTCGGCACCGCGGGCCTGCCGCATGTGCTGATGCGGTTCTACACGGTGCCCAGCGCCAAGGACGCCCGGCGTTCGGTGGTGTGGGCGATCGGGCTGATCGGGCTGTTCTATCTGTTCACCCTGGTGCTCGGCTACGGCGCCGGTGCGCTCGTCGGACCGGAGAAGATCGCCAAGGCGCCCGGCGGCAGCAATGCGGCCGCCCCGCTGCTGGCGCTGGAACTCGGCGGTCCGTGGTTGCTGGGATTCGTTGCGGCGGTGGCGTTCGCGACCATCCTCGCGGTCGTCGCGGGTCTCACCATCACCGCCTCGGCGTCGTTCGCGCACGACGTGTACGCGAATGTGCTGAAGCGCGGCGAGGCCGGGGACGATCGTGGCAGGGAGGTGCTGGTCGCCCGCATCACCGCGGTGGTGATCGGCGCGGTCGCGATCGTGGGCGGCATCCTCGCCAAGAATCAGAACGTCGCCTTCCTGGTGGCCCTGGCCTTCGCGGTCGCCGCCTCGGCCAATCTGCCGACCATCCTGTACACGCTGTTCTGGAAGCGATTCAACACGACCGGCGCGCTGTGCAGTATCTACGGCGGCCTGATCGTGACGATCGTGCTGATCGTGTTCTCGCCGGCGGTGTCGGGCACCAAGACGTCGATGATCAAATCGGCCGATTTCCACTGGTTCCCGCTGTCCAATCCCGGCCTCGTCTCGATTCCGCTGTCGTTCCTGCTCGGCTGGCTCGGCACGATGCTCTCGAAGGAGCACGACGAGGCGAAGTGGGAGGAGATGCAGGTCCGCTCGCACACCGGCGCGGGCGCCGAGAAGGCCGGCTGA
- a CDS encoding DUF485 domain-containing protein, which translates to MTNEPEAAVPADDWAEAYHSPDFQRLRSRLRRFVFPMTALFLAWYALYVLLADYAHGFMSQKVAGNITVGLIFGLLQFVSTFVITALYVRYADRELDPIAEELRDGLEGRTR; encoded by the coding sequence TTGACGAACGAACCCGAGGCCGCGGTGCCGGCCGATGATTGGGCCGAGGCCTACCACAGTCCCGACTTCCAGCGCCTGCGAAGCAGATTGCGCCGCTTCGTCTTCCCGATGACCGCGCTGTTCCTCGCCTGGTACGCGCTCTACGTACTGCTGGCCGACTACGCGCACGGCTTCATGTCCCAGAAGGTCGCCGGGAACATCACCGTCGGCCTGATCTTCGGTCTGCTGCAGTTCGTTTCGACCTTCGTCATCACCGCGCTGTACGTCCGGTACGCGGATCGGGAACTGGACCCGATCGCCGAGGAACTGCGCGACGGACTGGAAGGACGGACCCGATGA
- a CDS encoding methyltransferase: MPTTQPTSTSLLAALAPALGTALRRVRYDADTLLALLGDDAHAALGRAEPVPVRRAARDAGELGTLVRLLLLGDPLPAREVAAALAPVDPAAAVAAGLLAEDGDLVRAALDLRPLDLGDGNRWVLSDLDDTVPVSGPGGGWAQRRLSTDHVLGVGHASLSLLRATPTRRVGSVLDLGTGCGVQAVHAAAYAGRVTGTDVNPRALWLAEATAALNGLDLELLPGSWFEPVAGRRFDQVVANPPFVVGPARVEHTYRDSGLALDGASELVISGAPALLAPGGTAAMLASWVHRTGEDWRARVSQWLPDHGIDAWVVQRDIADPGLYVGTWLRDAGLDQRDPRTQARAEAWLDAFEAEEVEGIGFGFVYLRAVDAPTELLAEDLTHGFDDPLGAEATGYFERSAWLRAVAADPGVAWGARYTVDPATALERVFLPGAEGWDQRVVRLHRGDGPRWQHEIDDTTAALLAGMRGDGLPLHELVDLLAVGHTGATATSEFAGDALTVVTGLVRHGLVHPR; this comes from the coding sequence ATGCCGACCACACAGCCGACCAGCACGTCCTTGCTCGCCGCGCTCGCACCCGCTCTGGGCACCGCCCTCCGACGCGTGCGCTACGACGCCGACACGCTGCTCGCACTGCTCGGCGACGACGCGCACGCCGCGCTCGGCCGCGCCGAGCCGGTGCCGGTGCGCCGCGCCGCCCGGGACGCCGGCGAACTCGGCACCCTGGTCCGGCTGCTGCTGCTCGGCGACCCGCTGCCCGCCCGCGAGGTGGCCGCGGCGCTGGCCCCGGTCGACCCGGCCGCGGCGGTGGCGGCCGGACTGCTGGCGGAGGACGGCGACCTGGTGCGGGCCGCGCTGGATCTGCGGCCGCTGGATCTCGGCGACGGCAACCGCTGGGTGCTGTCGGACCTCGACGACACCGTGCCGGTGTCGGGCCCCGGCGGGGGCTGGGCGCAGCGCCGGCTGTCCACCGACCATGTGCTCGGCGTCGGGCACGCCTCGCTGTCGCTGCTGCGCGCCACCCCGACCCGCCGGGTGGGTTCGGTGCTGGACCTCGGCACCGGCTGCGGGGTGCAGGCCGTCCACGCGGCCGCGTACGCCGGCCGGGTCACCGGCACCGACGTCAACCCGCGCGCGCTGTGGCTGGCGGAGGCGACCGCGGCGCTCAACGGCCTGGACCTCGAACTGCTGCCGGGCTCGTGGTTCGAACCGGTGGCCGGCCGGCGCTTCGATCAGGTGGTCGCCAATCCCCCGTTCGTGGTCGGACCGGCCCGGGTCGAGCACACCTACCGCGATTCCGGGCTGGCCCTCGACGGCGCCAGCGAGCTGGTGATCTCCGGCGCCCCCGCGTTGCTGGCGCCGGGCGGCACCGCCGCGATGCTGGCCTCCTGGGTCCACCGCACCGGCGAGGACTGGCGGGCCCGGGTGTCGCAGTGGCTGCCCGATCACGGGATCGACGCCTGGGTGGTCCAGCGCGACATCGCCGACCCCGGCCTCTACGTGGGCACCTGGCTGCGCGACGCGGGCCTCGACCAGCGCGATCCGCGGACCCAGGCCCGCGCCGAGGCCTGGCTGGACGCCTTCGAGGCCGAGGAGGTCGAGGGCATCGGCTTCGGCTTCGTCTATCTGCGGGCCGTCGACGCGCCCACCGAACTGCTCGCCGAGGACCTCACCCACGGTTTCGACGACCCGCTCGGGGCCGAGGCCACCGGCTATTTCGAACGGTCCGCCTGGTTGCGCGCGGTGGCCGCCGATCCGGGCGTGGCCTGGGGTGCGCGCTATACGGTGGATCCGGCGACCGCCCTGGAACGGGTCTTCCTGCCCGGTGCGGAGGGCTGGGACCAGCGCGTGGTCCGGCTGCACCGCGGCGACGGGCCGCGCTGGCAGCACGAGATCGACGACACCACCGCGGCGCTGCTGGCCGGAATGCGCGGCGACGGGCTGCCGTTGCACGAACTGGTCGATCTGCTGGCCGTGGGACATACCGGCGCGACCGCGACGTCGGAATTCGCGGGCGATGCGCTGACCGTGGTCACGGGCCTGGTGCGGCACGGACTCGTACATCCCCGTTGA
- a CDS encoding sigma-70 family RNA polymerase sigma factor, with protein MTSPATTEVRAVDTSDLDAQSPAADLVRVYLNGIGKTALLTAADEVELAKRIEAGLYAQNLLETGKRLSATRKRELAFLVRDGQAARQHLLEANLRLVVSLAKRYTGRGMPLLDLIQEGNLGLIRAMEKFDYTKGFKFSTYATWWIRQAITRGMADQSRTIRLPVHLVEQVNKLARIKRELHQQLGREATDDELARESGIAVDKIADLLDHSRDPVSLDMPVGNDEEAPLGDFIEDSEATSAESAVIAGLMHRDVRSVLATLDEREQQVIRLRYGLDDGQPRTLDQIGKLFGLSRERVRQIEREVMSKLRKGERADRLRAYAS; from the coding sequence ATGACAAGCCCCGCCACGACCGAAGTGCGCGCCGTCGACACGTCGGACCTCGACGCCCAGAGCCCCGCCGCCGACCTGGTACGGGTCTATCTGAACGGCATCGGCAAGACGGCGCTGCTCACGGCCGCCGACGAGGTGGAGCTGGCCAAGCGCATCGAGGCGGGCCTGTACGCGCAGAACCTGTTGGAGACCGGTAAGCGGTTGTCCGCGACGCGCAAGCGCGAGCTCGCGTTCCTCGTGCGCGACGGCCAGGCCGCCCGCCAGCATCTGCTCGAGGCCAACCTGCGACTGGTGGTGTCGCTGGCCAAGCGCTACACCGGCCGCGGCATGCCGCTGCTGGATCTGATCCAGGAGGGCAACCTGGGCCTGATCCGGGCGATGGAGAAGTTCGACTACACCAAGGGCTTCAAGTTCTCGACCTACGCCACCTGGTGGATCCGACAGGCCATCACCCGCGGTATGGCCGATCAGAGCCGTACCATCCGGCTGCCCGTCCACCTGGTCGAACAGGTCAACAAGCTGGCCCGGATCAAGCGCGAACTGCATCAGCAGCTCGGCCGCGAGGCCACCGACGACGAGCTGGCCCGCGAGTCGGGCATCGCGGTCGACAAGATCGCCGATCTGCTCGACCACAGCCGCGACCCGGTGAGCCTGGACATGCCGGTCGGTAACGACGAGGAGGCGCCGCTCGGCGACTTCATCGAGGACTCCGAGGCCACCTCCGCGGAGAGTGCGGTCATCGCCGGCCTCATGCACCGCGACGTGCGCAGCGTGCTCGCCACCCTGGACGAGCGCGAACAGCAGGTCATCCGGTTGCGCTACGGCCTCGACGACGGCCAGCCGCGCACACTGGACCAGATCGGCAAGCTGTTCGGACTGTCCCGGGAGCGGGTGCGGCAGATCGAGCGTGAGGTGATGTCGAAGCTGCGCAAGGGCGAGCGGGCCGACCGGCTGCGCGCCTACGCCAGCTGA
- a CDS encoding helix-turn-helix transcriptional regulator: protein MPLAGARNIDGRREILGLLLGGERTVQAIAGRFDMTRPSISEHLRVLRDCGSVGEEKRGRFRYYRIEPEPLHELQSWLGPFERFRRQRLRAPDAVPDGLLDPGAGGTFSDGTEYDR from the coding sequence GTGCCGCTCGCGGGTGCGCGAAACATCGATGGGCGCCGGGAGATCCTCGGGCTACTGCTCGGCGGGGAGCGCACCGTGCAGGCCATCGCCGGACGGTTCGACATGACGCGGCCGAGTATCTCGGAACACCTTCGGGTGCTGCGGGATTGCGGGTCGGTCGGCGAGGAGAAGCGTGGCCGCTTCCGCTACTACCGGATCGAGCCGGAGCCGCTGCACGAATTGCAGTCCTGGCTCGGCCCGTTCGAACGGTTCCGGCGGCAGCGGCTGCGCGCACCGGACGCGGTACCCGACGGCCTGCTCGACCCCGGAGCAGGCGGAACATTCAGCGACGGAACGGAATACGACCGATGA